GGTCAATTCCACTTTTTCCACTCAGAGTGGCAAAAAACACATAAAAAGTTGCGCTTATGGTAGACTTTTCCCCGGCCTCTCACTAGAATGCCGCCGTTTGTCAAAAATCCAAATGACAGGCTGTTTTGCATTGATTCAGGAAATGGTTTTGAATTAATATGCAAATAAATTGACTGTTTATTCCCTGGAGGGCGTTTTGATTAAGTCAGCAATATTGGTTCTGGAAGACGGAACCCAATTCCACGGTCGGGCCATTGGGGCATCGGGGTCGGCAGTGGGGGAAGTCGTTTTCAACACTTCTATGACCGGTTATCAAGAAATCCTCACTGATCCTTCCTATTCCCGCCAAATCGTCACTCTTACTTATCCTCATATCGGCAATGTCGGCACCAATTCTGCTGACGAAGAATCCTCCCAGGTACATGCGCAAGGCCTCGTTATCCGTGACCTACCACTGATTGCCAGCAACTACCGCAATACCGAAGACCTTTCTTCCTACCTCAAGCGCCATAACATTGTGGCCATCGCCGATATCGATACCCGTAAGTTGACCCGTATTCTGCGCGAGAAAGGTGCACAGAACGGCTGCATCATCGCCGGAGATAACTTAGACGCGGCACTGGCGCTGGAAAAAGCGAAAGCATTCCCAGGCCTCAACGGTATGGATCTGGCGAAAGAAGTGACCACGAAGGAATCTTACGCCTGGCAGCAGGGGAGCTGGACGCTGGAAGGCGAATTGCCTGAAGCGGCTAAAGAAGAAGATTTGCCGTTCCATGTTGTCGCTTACGATTACGGCGTGAAACGCAACATTCTGCGTATGTTGGTTGACCGCGGCTGCCGCCTGACGGTGGTTCCGGCACAAACGTCCGCTGAAGATGTGCTGAAGTTAAATCCAGACGGCATCTTCCTGTCTAATGGTCCTGGTGACCCGGCGCCATGCGATTACGCCATCAGCGCAATTAAATCTTTCCTGGAAACCGACGTACCGGTATTCGGTATTTGTCTGGGCCACCAGTTACTGGCTCTGGCGAGCGGTGCGAAAACCGTGAAGATGAAGTTTGGCCACCACGGCGGCAACCACCCGGTTAAAGACCTCGACCGTGATTGCGTGATGATTACCGCTCAGAACCACGGTTTTGCGGTAGAAGAGTCAACCCTTCCGGCGAATCTGCGCGTGACCCACAAGTCATTGTTCGATGGCACGCTG
The nucleotide sequence above comes from Buttiauxella selenatireducens. Encoded proteins:
- the carA gene encoding glutamine-hydrolyzing carbamoyl-phosphate synthase small subunit, whose product is MIKSAILVLEDGTQFHGRAIGASGSAVGEVVFNTSMTGYQEILTDPSYSRQIVTLTYPHIGNVGTNSADEESSQVHAQGLVIRDLPLIASNYRNTEDLSSYLKRHNIVAIADIDTRKLTRILREKGAQNGCIIAGDNLDAALALEKAKAFPGLNGMDLAKEVTTKESYAWQQGSWTLEGELPEAAKEEDLPFHVVAYDYGVKRNILRMLVDRGCRLTVVPAQTSAEDVLKLNPDGIFLSNGPGDPAPCDYAISAIKSFLETDVPVFGICLGHQLLALASGAKTVKMKFGHHGGNHPVKDLDRDCVMITAQNHGFAVEESTLPANLRVTHKSLFDGTLQGIHRTDKAAFSFQGHPEASPGPHDAAPLFDHFIELIKHYRQSAK